The following are encoded in a window of Pseudalgibacter alginicilyticus genomic DNA:
- a CDS encoding PKD-like family lipoprotein gives MKNILKILVLLLFVIVTHSCYEDTSTLDVNTIQGVEIDTTGMSSISVYQFDNLVLEPNLNYGGLSESQLAYEWKINIEPNDTIYQVLSEVRNLDSEIAFPPTFPGYTHQLVYTVTDLDTDIDYIMSWPVTVLNNIGEGIVIAETFDGSTTDISHIMSADVTTDFTGESIKYQIYSKINGTTIPGITKQLKYYQIYGKNAVLGITDDLIYKIDPLDFTLAGTNDDLFYVAKSNYIPQALGQVYQGSLFINNGSLTSTYFGASQKFGVSFSSDYEVPSIIASNPLYGPDIVINFYDEVNDQFVYQTSISSFGDTNMYPIPASVDGAFNPASLPNKVNMAAIASTSGEFRYVLKDEVTGDVGLYLFDGGGYEYPTGIPPSPLAFHDLTSAPDISEAKSFVFLDDQKVLYYATSTKIYAVIYATSTPVVQERYTFDAGEELSIMQVYQQADYPSRSSGDYLPLNNKALLVATYDGTEGRVHLLPFINAGVGNIDTPNIKTFSGFNRITAMGTQL, from the coding sequence ATGAAAAACATATTAAAAATATTAGTTTTACTATTGTTTGTAATAGTAACTCACTCATGCTATGAGGATACAAGTACCTTGGATGTTAACACCATACAAGGTGTAGAAATCGATACAACTGGTATGAGTAGTATTTCAGTGTACCAATTTGATAATTTAGTATTAGAACCAAACCTTAATTATGGTGGATTATCAGAGAGTCAATTGGCTTACGAATGGAAAATTAACATAGAACCTAACGATACCATATACCAAGTATTAAGTGAGGTTCGCAACTTAGATAGCGAAATTGCTTTTCCTCCAACATTCCCAGGGTATACGCATCAGTTGGTTTATACGGTAACGGATCTAGATACAGACATAGATTATATTATGTCGTGGCCAGTGACCGTATTAAATAATATTGGTGAAGGTATTGTAATTGCAGAAACTTTCGATGGATCTACTACAGACATTAGTCATATCATGAGTGCCGATGTAACTACAGATTTTACTGGAGAAAGTATAAAATATCAAATATACTCCAAAATTAATGGTACTACGATTCCTGGAATTACGAAGCAGCTTAAATACTATCAAATTTATGGTAAAAATGCTGTTTTAGGTATAACAGATGATTTAATTTATAAAATAGACCCTTTAGATTTTACTCTAGCAGGAACTAATGATGATTTATTTTATGTAGCTAAATCTAATTATATCCCACAAGCATTAGGACAAGTATACCAAGGGAGTTTATTCATTAATAATGGAAGTTTAACGTCAACTTATTTTGGTGCTTCTCAAAAGTTTGGAGTATCATTTTCTTCAGATTATGAAGTCCCTAGTATCATAGCTTCAAACCCGCTATATGGACCGGATATCGTAATTAATTTTTATGATGAGGTTAACGATCAATTTGTATACCAAACATCCATATCATCATTTGGTGATACCAATATGTATCCAATCCCCGCATCAGTTGATGGTGCTTTTAACCCTGCAAGCTTGCCTAATAAAGTAAATATGGCTGCTATAGCAAGTACTAGTGGCGAATTTAGATATGTATTAAAAGATGAGGTTACAGGAGACGTTGGTTTATATCTTTTTGATGGCGGTGGATACGAATATCCTACAGGAATTCCTCCAAGTCCTTTAGCATTTCACGATTTAACAAGTGCTCCTGATATTTCAGAAGCAAAATCTTTTGTGTTTCTTGATGACCAAAAAGTATTGTATTATGCAACATCAACTAAAATATACGCTGTTATTTATGCAACATCAACACCTGTAGTTCAAGAACGTTATACGTTTGATGCTGGAGAAGAATTGTCAATTATGCAAGTATATCAACAAGCGGATTATCCATCGAGAAGTTCAGGAGATTATTTGCCTTTAAATAATAAAGCTTTATTAGTTGCTACTTATGATGGTACGGAAGGGAGAGTTCATTTACTTCCTTTTATTAATGCAGGTGTTGGTAATATTGATACGCCTAATATTAAAACATTTTCAGGATTTAACCGTATTACGGCCATGGGAACTCAACTTTAA
- a CDS encoding SusC/RagA family TonB-linked outer membrane protein, with amino-acid sequence MRTFIFLLCTSMFSFTPNYVLSQNSKIRIEKDVTISVNEVFNIIKEQTTDYMFIYRDDLFNNFPEVQLKKGVIKLDKLLEESLSGGNVNLTVTPNKTILIRKKSPEDNVQRQISGKVVDEFGEPIPGVTVLIKGEGVGTSTNLEGVYHMIVPNIESVLIFSSIGYKSQEIKVGNQTSINITLKENLNQLGEVVINGVFERKAESFTGAAVTITKEELRKVGSQNIFQAIQNIDPSIALVEDFSLGSNPNNLPDMQIRGTSTFPSSEAEEFKGNYLQSPNQPLFILNGFEASVERVYDIDFNRIKRLTILKDAASKALYGSKAANGVIVIETETPTGQEVRITYNANLDLELPDLSSYNLTNSLQKLQAETLDGYYLSRDSGDYVELQQLYNSRLKLAQEGLNTDWMAVPLQNGIGQRHSIGVELGSEHLSILANLNYQKKSGAMKESFRENIGGNLTVMYKIDKIKFQNSISVTGNNTQESPYGDFSDYSKMNPYWRAYDLDGTIPYYSEYLTSDINFTNPLYNTTLETKDVSSYLNFVNNFYLEWDVLPSLKAIARVGIDLKRSDADEFYPGQHTLFDTETDDTRKGSYQVNNGKSSYFSGDFNVQYSKSLQKHFLFANGGFNVSERKYEETSHLAEGFPSSRLNDITFARTYALDASPTGISGISRELGFLAVGSYVYDNRFLSDVTLRTSASSQFGEDNRWSTFWSLGLGWNIHNEAFLRNSIVEQLKLRGSLGSTGNQNFNTNQSIVTYAYYQDKFYQDNPGSYLLNMGNSELQWETKFDYNIGLDTKIENLTLRLDYYESYTENLITDITLPYSTGFNSVNENLGKVKNSGIELNASYLVWSKGRNFFNVNFGITTNDNKIIELSDAMKSFNEAQDAIAGDDENNKPVIKYQDGMSMNAIWAVPSKGIDPATGLEVYVKQDGSTTYEWDANDMVVVGDSNSKYRGVFGISGEFEGFGISITARYLGGGQLYNQTLVDKVENVDMDYNVDQRVLTGRWQYQGQQTEFKGLRYYNYETGLYNYNVTPTKPTSRFVQDRKDFDIAAINVYYDFNKNVTDAIGAERLRIGFNANNVVQFSSIEIERGTSYPYAQSMSFSLTANF; translated from the coding sequence ATGCGAACATTTATCTTCTTGCTTTGTACTTCGATGTTTAGTTTTACGCCTAACTATGTTTTATCTCAAAATTCTAAAATTAGGATTGAAAAGGATGTAACTATTAGTGTTAATGAAGTGTTTAATATCATCAAAGAGCAAACAACTGATTACATGTTTATTTACAGAGATGATTTATTTAACAATTTCCCTGAAGTTCAACTAAAAAAGGGCGTTATAAAATTAGATAAATTATTGGAAGAAAGCCTTTCTGGAGGTAATGTAAATTTAACTGTTACGCCTAATAAAACCATTCTTATTCGAAAGAAGTCGCCAGAAGATAATGTTCAGAGACAAATATCTGGTAAGGTTGTGGATGAGTTTGGCGAGCCTATACCAGGAGTTACAGTTTTGATTAAAGGAGAAGGTGTTGGTACATCCACAAATTTGGAAGGTGTTTACCATATGATAGTACCAAATATTGAAAGTGTCTTAATTTTTTCAAGTATTGGTTATAAAAGTCAAGAAATAAAAGTAGGAAATCAAACGTCTATTAATATTACCTTAAAGGAAAATTTAAATCAATTAGGAGAAGTAGTGATTAATGGTGTCTTTGAAAGAAAAGCGGAGAGTTTTACAGGGGCTGCTGTAACAATAACAAAAGAAGAATTACGAAAAGTAGGAAGTCAAAATATATTTCAGGCTATACAGAACATTGATCCCTCCATAGCTTTGGTTGAAGATTTTAGTTTAGGGTCAAACCCCAATAACCTTCCTGATATGCAAATACGAGGTACATCTACTTTTCCTAGTAGTGAAGCTGAAGAGTTTAAAGGGAATTATTTACAAAGCCCAAATCAACCATTGTTTATATTAAATGGTTTTGAAGCGTCTGTAGAACGTGTTTATGATATCGATTTTAATCGTATAAAACGACTTACTATTTTAAAAGATGCTGCTTCCAAAGCTTTATATGGCTCTAAAGCAGCCAATGGCGTTATTGTTATTGAAACAGAAACTCCTACAGGGCAAGAGGTCAGGATAACTTATAATGCAAACCTTGATTTAGAACTTCCAGATTTATCAAGTTATAACCTAACCAATTCATTACAAAAATTACAAGCAGAAACACTTGATGGATATTATTTATCTAGAGATTCTGGAGATTATGTTGAGCTTCAACAGTTGTATAACTCGAGATTGAAATTAGCTCAAGAAGGATTGAATACAGATTGGATGGCTGTACCATTACAAAATGGAATTGGACAAAGGCATTCTATTGGTGTAGAGTTAGGAAGTGAACACCTTAGCATTTTAGCTAATTTAAATTATCAAAAAAAATCTGGCGCGATGAAAGAATCGTTTCGTGAAAATATTGGTGGTAATTTAACTGTGATGTATAAAATTGATAAAATAAAATTTCAAAATAGTATTTCTGTTACGGGTAATAATACCCAAGAGTCTCCGTATGGCGATTTTAGTGATTATTCTAAAATGAACCCATATTGGAGAGCTTATGATTTAGATGGAACTATTCCGTATTATTCTGAGTATTTAACTAGTGATATTAATTTTACAAATCCACTATATAACACAACTTTAGAAACAAAAGATGTATCTAGTTATCTTAATTTTGTAAATAACTTTTATTTAGAATGGGATGTTTTACCATCATTAAAAGCCATTGCTCGTGTTGGTATAGATCTTAAACGCAGTGATGCTGATGAGTTTTATCCAGGACAACATACACTTTTTGATACAGAAACCGATGATACTCGTAAAGGATCATATCAAGTAAACAACGGAAAAAGTTCTTATTTTTCAGGAGATTTTAATGTTCAATACTCTAAGAGTTTACAGAAACACTTCCTATTTGCTAACGGAGGATTTAATGTTAGTGAACGTAAATATGAAGAAACGTCTCATTTGGCAGAAGGTTTTCCAAGTAGTCGATTAAATGATATTACTTTTGCCCGAACTTACGCTTTAGATGCCAGTCCAACAGGAATTAGTGGTATTTCTAGGGAGTTAGGCTTTTTAGCTGTAGGTTCTTATGTTTATGATAATAGATTTCTTAGTGATGTAACCCTTAGAACGAGTGCTTCATCTCAATTTGGTGAAGACAATCGTTGGTCTACGTTTTGGAGTTTAGGTCTAGGATGGAATATACATAATGAAGCCTTTTTAAGAAATTCTATTGTAGAGCAATTAAAACTTAGAGGCTCATTAGGGTCTACAGGTAATCAAAACTTTAATACCAATCAGTCTATTGTAACCTATGCCTATTATCAAGATAAATTTTATCAAGATAATCCAGGTTCTTATTTACTTAATATGGGGAATTCGGAGTTACAATGGGAAACTAAATTTGATTATAATATAGGCTTAGACACCAAAATAGAGAATCTAACTTTGCGTTTAGATTATTATGAAAGTTATACTGAAAACCTGATTACAGATATTACACTTCCATATTCTACAGGGTTTAATAGTGTAAATGAAAATTTAGGTAAAGTTAAAAATAGTGGTATAGAGCTTAATGCATCATATTTAGTTTGGTCTAAAGGAAGAAACTTCTTTAATGTCAACTTTGGAATTACAACAAATGATAATAAAATCATCGAACTTTCTGATGCTATGAAATCTTTTAATGAAGCTCAAGATGCCATTGCAGGGGATGATGAAAATAATAAGCCCGTAATTAAATATCAAGACGGTATGTCTATGAATGCTATTTGGGCAGTACCATCAAAAGGAATTGATCCTGCTACAGGGTTGGAAGTCTATGTGAAACAAGATGGTAGTACTACCTATGAGTGGGATGCCAATGATATGGTTGTTGTTGGTGATAGTAACTCTAAATACCGTGGTGTTTTTGGGATTTCTGGTGAGTTTGAAGGTTTTGGAATAAGTATTACGGCGCGTTATTTAGGCGGAGGTCAATTGTATAACCAAACTTTAGTAGATAAGGTAGAGAATGTAGATATGGATTACAATGTGGATCAACGTGTTTTAACAGGAAGATGGCAATACCAAGGCCAACAAACCGAGTTTAAAGGTTTGAGATATTATAACTACGAAACAGGTTTATATAACTATAATGTTACTCCAACAAAACCAACATCTCGTTTTGTGCAAGATCGTAAAGATTTTGATATTGCCGCTATTAATGTGTATTACGACTTTAATAAAAACGTAACCGATGCAATAGGGGCAGAGCGTTTACGTATTGGGTTTAATGCCAATAATGTGGTGCAATTTTCTTCCATAGAAATTGAGCGCGGTACATCATACCCTTATGCGCAATCTATGTCGTTTTCTCTAACTGCTAACTTTTAA
- a CDS encoding RNA polymerase sigma factor produces MDSLEKIFKTTYKDLCVIALFYLKDIKEAEDVVQDVFVKIIENKNIDEIKNLKGYLSTAVRNASLTRISQNNKMQAIDENTMVYVESISAEDNELSLRKKRKLYSQIDLLPEQCKKVFILCVVDGLKYQETANQLGLSINTVKTQMKKAFKMLRASLKEIYFLILIAANEVFIKKNKNTSP; encoded by the coding sequence ATTTAAAACAACCTATAAAGATTTATGCGTAATAGCTTTATTTTATTTAAAAGATATAAAAGAAGCGGAAGACGTAGTACAAGATGTTTTTGTTAAAATTATAGAAAATAAAAATATTGACGAAATAAAAAACTTAAAAGGTTATTTGAGTACTGCAGTTAGAAATGCAAGTTTGACTCGGATAAGTCAAAATAATAAAATGCAAGCCATAGATGAAAATACTATGGTTTATGTGGAAAGTATATCTGCTGAAGATAATGAGCTCTCTTTGAGAAAAAAGAGAAAACTTTACAGTCAAATAGATTTATTGCCAGAACAATGTAAAAAAGTGTTTATATTATGCGTAGTAGATGGTTTAAAATATCAAGAAACAGCAAATCAGTTAGGATTGTCTATTAATACTGTAAAAACACAAATGAAAAAAGCTTTTAAAATGTTAAGAGCTTCACTAAAAGAGATCTACTTCTTAATATTAATAGCTGCTAATGAAGTTTTTATAAAAAAAAATAAAAATACATCACCCTAA
- a CDS encoding RagB/SusD family nutrient uptake outer membrane protein, with the protein MNKNIKTILLGLTFLILTVSCSNDWLDEQSSTQLSASEQFESVDGFKDALMGVYLGLTEPELYAKDMNWNLVDVLSQQYSTFSFSADYAGIQLFNYETANAVDQIEGLWSHAYNVIANINIALEMMETNRDVLTDIDYAIIKGELLGLRAYVHFDIMRLFATGNLEDRPSLLSEKTIPYVTQFSKNITAQLSYSETLALMEEDLETALELLNEDPIYATNKPADYYDDVNRTGFYDQREQRMNYYAVKALQARVFQWEGKQTEAAIAAEVVIANAFTSLINSATYPVSTDKIFYQEVLFALDIDNFTDLVNDLLVAEGDGSNYNALYYTTNFTDDTFETSNLNIGIVDVRYNTLMETQSQGVVNTKLIQGGSASDSYNQMPLIKLPEMYYIAAEAYAKEGTSAQLGNAIDYLNLVRTSRGIIEVIPDTATQEEVMLEIKKEYKKEFLSEGQLFFYYKRTGETEIFGLSDSVILDDAVYVLPFPDVELEFGSVQ; encoded by the coding sequence ATGAACAAGAATATTAAAACAATATTATTAGGATTAACCTTTCTAATACTTACAGTGTCTTGTAGCAATGATTGGCTGGATGAACAGTCTAGTACGCAATTAAGTGCTTCAGAACAATTTGAATCCGTAGATGGTTTTAAAGACGCCCTAATGGGGGTATATTTAGGGCTTACAGAACCTGAACTATATGCAAAAGACATGAATTGGAACCTTGTTGATGTACTTAGTCAGCAGTACTCAACATTTTCTTTTAGTGCAGACTATGCCGGTATACAACTCTTTAACTATGAGACGGCAAATGCAGTAGATCAAATTGAAGGGCTTTGGTCGCATGCTTATAATGTTATCGCTAACATTAATATTGCTCTTGAAATGATGGAGACCAATCGAGATGTTTTAACAGATATTGATTATGCCATTATAAAAGGCGAATTATTAGGTTTACGTGCCTACGTGCATTTCGATATAATGCGCCTTTTTGCAACAGGTAACTTAGAAGATAGGCCAAGTCTGTTATCCGAAAAAACAATTCCTTATGTTACTCAGTTTAGTAAAAATATAACAGCGCAACTTAGTTATAGCGAGACTTTAGCGCTTATGGAAGAAGATTTAGAGACCGCTCTTGAGCTGTTGAATGAAGACCCTATTTACGCCACCAACAAACCAGCAGATTATTATGACGATGTGAATAGAACAGGTTTTTACGACCAAAGAGAACAACGTATGAATTATTATGCAGTTAAAGCATTACAAGCTCGTGTATTTCAATGGGAAGGAAAGCAAACCGAAGCTGCTATTGCCGCTGAAGTGGTTATAGCAAATGCCTTTACGAGTTTAATTAATTCAGCCACTTACCCTGTATCTACAGATAAAATATTTTATCAAGAAGTTTTGTTTGCATTAGATATAGACAACTTTACAGATCTTGTGAATGATTTACTTGTTGCAGAAGGTGATGGTTCAAATTACAACGCTTTATACTATACTACAAATTTTACGGACGACACTTTTGAAACCAGTAATTTAAATATTGGTATTGTAGATGTGCGTTACAATACACTTATGGAAACCCAATCTCAAGGGGTTGTAAATACCAAATTAATACAAGGCGGTTCGGCTAGTGATAGTTATAATCAAATGCCTTTAATTAAGCTTCCTGAAATGTATTATATAGCTGCCGAGGCTTACGCAAAAGAAGGAACTTCTGCTCAATTAGGTAATGCCATTGACTATCTTAATTTGGTAAGAACAAGTAGAGGGATTATTGAAGTTATTCCTGATACAGCAACACAAGAAGAGGTTATGCTTGAAATTAAAAAAGAATATAAAAAAGAATTTTTAAGTGAAGGCCAATTATTCTTTTATTACAAAAGAACAGGAGAAACCGAAATATTTGGTTTATCGGACAGTGTTATCTTAGATGATGCCGTTTATGTATTACCCTTTCCAGATGTAGAATTAGAGTTTGGTAGTGTTCAATAA
- a CDS encoding DUF4843 domain-containing protein, translated as MKNIIYTIFSAALCVVLAMSCEKDNIDSFSAEPAINFVNDSLQYSFIQEVADEYILEVPVAIIGSTADYDRYFEVEVLDDEETTATTDLYEIIEGKVPAGEYTGNLYVKLKKDPVLDDTSVSLHLSSIASDDFTIGNTDTNTTKIIWTNKIVIPAWTYFRYFFTRYPSSAAYRVFLATTGLTTFSITDYQEVGAVGAQALGQAFGDYLRQYEIDNGTPLLHDDGDNVGQEIIPIY; from the coding sequence ATGAAAAATATAATATATACCATCTTTTCGGCGGCATTATGTGTCGTATTAGCAATGTCTTGCGAAAAAGATAACATAGATAGTTTTAGTGCCGAACCAGCAATTAATTTTGTAAATGATTCGCTTCAATATTCGTTTATTCAAGAAGTCGCAGATGAATATATCTTAGAAGTACCAGTTGCTATTATTGGTAGCACTGCCGATTATGACCGTTATTTTGAAGTAGAAGTTTTAGATGATGAAGAAACAACAGCAACTACTGATTTATACGAAATTATAGAAGGAAAAGTTCCTGCAGGAGAATATACAGGTAATTTATATGTAAAGTTGAAGAAAGATCCCGTTTTAGACGATACTTCTGTATCTCTACACCTGTCGTCGATTGCATCGGATGATTTTACTATTGGGAATACTGACACCAACACAACAAAAATTATTTGGACCAATAAAATTGTTATTCCAGCATGGACCTATTTTAGGTATTTCTTTACCCGATATCCTAGTTCTGCCGCATATAGAGTGTTTTTAGCAACTACGGGACTTACTACGTTTTCAATTACAGATTACCAAGAAGTAGGAGCTGTAGGTGCTCAAGCATTAGGACAAGCTTTTGGAGATTATTTAAGACAATATGAGATTGATAATGGTACGCCTTTACTTCATGATGATGGAGATAATGTAGGGCAAGAAATTATACCTATATACTAA
- a CDS encoding FecR family protein, with protein sequence MKINTILLKKIESNLSGEEELKFQKWLEKSEKNKELYNLLLLLKAEKKHIKIISDLDVNVAWKSIQEKSYPTKQTSVNYLNKRVLKFAVAASVLLLITATFIYKITSKGGSAIQNTPIIVNNTIKKGTDKAILTLEDGTEVVLNNKESFNTSKLSSNGKQIVYKSGHKVHKDIQYNYLTIPRGGQYFVKLSDGTQVWLNSESKLKYPVSFVEGETREVELVYGEAYFDVSPSETNKGASFLVNHDQQEIQVLGTEFNIKAYKADKNIYTTLVEGKVAISTGISQESLLPNQQSIYNTLNHSLVISEINVKPEISWKDGVFIFESKELKGIMLVLSRWYDMDVVFDTEKLENQKFTGLINKNYGIQDIMSVMKDTDVINTYSINGKTITLK encoded by the coding sequence GTGAAAATAAACACTATTTTATTAAAGAAAATTGAATCGAACCTAAGTGGTGAAGAGGAGTTAAAGTTTCAAAAATGGCTCGAAAAGTCAGAAAAAAACAAAGAACTTTATAATTTACTATTATTACTTAAGGCAGAGAAGAAGCACATTAAAATTATATCTGATTTGGATGTGAATGTTGCATGGAAATCAATACAAGAAAAGTCATATCCAACTAAACAAACGTCTGTAAATTATCTCAACAAAAGGGTGTTGAAATTTGCCGTAGCTGCTTCTGTGTTGCTTTTAATAACTGCAACATTTATTTATAAAATTACTTCAAAAGGAGGTTCTGCTATACAAAACACACCAATAATAGTTAATAATACTATCAAAAAAGGCACCGATAAGGCCATCTTAACTTTGGAAGATGGAACAGAAGTTGTACTAAATAATAAAGAAAGTTTTAATACATCTAAGTTAAGTAGTAATGGCAAACAAATAGTGTATAAATCAGGACATAAAGTACATAAAGATATTCAGTATAATTATTTAACTATTCCACGCGGAGGTCAGTATTTTGTAAAACTATCTGATGGTACACAAGTTTGGTTAAACTCCGAATCTAAATTAAAATATCCTGTGTCATTTGTTGAAGGGGAAACTAGAGAAGTAGAGCTTGTTTATGGAGAAGCTTATTTTGACGTGTCGCCGAGCGAAACCAATAAAGGGGCATCATTTTTAGTGAATCACGATCAACAAGAAATTCAAGTTTTAGGAACAGAATTTAATATTAAAGCATACAAAGCTGATAAAAATATTTATACCACTTTGGTGGAGGGAAAGGTTGCTATAAGTACAGGAATAAGCCAAGAGAGCTTATTGCCAAATCAACAATCCATTTACAATACTTTAAATCATTCTTTAGTAATTTCAGAAATAAATGTTAAACCAGAAATATCATGGAAAGATGGTGTTTTTATTTTTGAAAGCAAAGAATTAAAAGGTATTATGCTTGTATTATCTAGATGGTATGATATGGATGTGGTTTTTGATACAGAGAAATTAGAAAATCAAAAATTTACAGGTTTAATAAATAAAAATTATGGAATTCAAGATATTATGTCTGTTATGAAGGATACAGATGTTATAAATACATATTCAATTAACGGCAAAACAATAACTTTAAAATAA